One part of the Muntiacus reevesi chromosome 18, mMunRee1.1, whole genome shotgun sequence genome encodes these proteins:
- the LOC136150037 gene encoding developmental pluripotency-associated protein 3 → MDSSEDNPTWTLESLKTSIEDASQAMQVATQLSEMLATNLGNLTLNPSIKLPYLPEYPSQPTGQSLSEKTPNRRRGVRTVLSERRYRMRKLIESLRLRYANGVPRSDSQRELQQQKDTEIRSRMRRFQCTCSYCQFKRNPSDDNYENYYNTTYSNYAMESNES, encoded by the coding sequence ATGGATTCATCAGAGGATAACCCAACCTGGACCCTAGAGTCTCTTAAAACATCCATCGAGGATGCTTCCCAGGCAATGCAGGTTGCCACTCAACTCTCTGAAATGTTAGCAACGAACCTCGGTAACTTGACTCTCAACCCTAGTATCAAGTTGCCGTATCTACCAGAATACCCATCTCAACCAACCGGGCAGTCACTTAGTGAGAAAACACCAAATAGGCGGAGAGGGGTGAGAACAGTGTTGAGTGAGCGGAGATACAGGATGAGAAAGCTGATTGAATCTCTCAGACTTCGCTATGCCAATGGAGTTCCTCGTTCTGACTCTCAAAGAGAACTACAGCAGCAGAAGGACACTGAGATTCGATCAAGAATGCGAAGATTCCAGTGTACCTGTAGTTATTGCCAGTTTAAGAGAAATCCTTCTGATGATAATTATGAGAATTATTACAACACAACATACAGTAATTATGCCATGGAATCAAATGAGTCATAA